Proteins encoded in a region of the Desulfurococcaceae archaeon genome:
- a CDS encoding Dna2/Cas4 domain-containing protein, giving the protein RYVEQAVASYIIAKEVLPGVRRLRIEVEGVGRTLELNWDLVKEVEEITKKTQEIVSKEANPPRPWNSTKCRSCWYGKFCPHQ; this is encoded by the coding sequence AGGTACGTTGAACAGGCTGTAGCATCCTACATAATTGCGAAGGAGGTCTTGCCAGGTGTTCGCAGGTTGAGGATCGAGGTGGAAGGTGTCGGGAGAACGCTGGAATTGAACTGGGACCTCGTGAAAGAAGTAGAGGAAATTACGAAGAAAACCCAGGAGATAGTCTCAAAGGAAGCAAACCCGCCCAGGCCCTGGAATAGCACCAAGTGCAGGAGCTGCTGGTATGGGAAGTTCTGCCCCCACCAGTGA